In Populus nigra chromosome 1, ddPopNigr1.1, whole genome shotgun sequence, one genomic interval encodes:
- the LOC133701799 gene encoding ankyrin repeat-containing protein P16F5.05c-like: MGVGANQAEQQTQIETTPETVDALLEAARYDDIEDIARLASSGVSLDSKDSLGRTALHMAAANGHLDIVEYLISQGVDLNAANKEKNTALHWACLNGHIEVVKKLILAGSSLGFLNSHERTPMDEAVTREKMDVIDAINAAVAQLELAGVAVS; encoded by the exons ATGGGAGTGGGTGCAAACCAGGCAGAGCAGCAAACCCAAATAGAAACAACACCGGAGACTGTTGATGCTTTACTTGAG gcTGCTAGATATGATGATATTGAGGACATTGCAAGGTTAGCATCTTCTGGGGTTTCTCTTGATTCTAAAGATTCGCTGGGCAGAACAG CACTCCATATGGCTGCAGCCAATGGACATCTTGACATTGTGGAGTATCTTATCAGTCAGGGAGTG GATCTCAATGCTGCCAATAAGGAGAAGAATACAGCTCTTCACTGGGCTTGCCTCAATGGTCATATTGAG GTGGTTAAGAAATTGATTCTGGCAGGATCGAGTTTAGGCTTTCTAAACAG CCATGAACGGACCCCAATGGATGAAGCTGTTACTCGGGAAAAAATGGATGTTATTGATGCAATTAATGCAGCTGTGGCACAACTGGAACTTGCTGGTGTTGCAGTTTCCTAG